CAGCAAGGTGGCTGAGCCAGATATGACCAGCGAGGCGCTGATTCGCCTTGCCTTGCGTAATATGATCCCGGCCGGGTAGTTAACTTGCTCCCCGGTCTTTTTATGTGTCGCCCCATGACACCAATGTGTATAGAGCGTAACGTGACTCCAACCATGCCCTTTGTACAATTGGGGCAACTTGAACGTCAGGCCAAACCTGTGGGCACGTTGTTTATTCCCAGCAAGCGGATAATGCCATGATTGAATCTGACCGACTGATCTCGGCAAAGGCCGGTGAATACGAGGAAGTGCATGATCGGGCCATTCGCCCGACGTTGCTGTCTGAGTATGTGGGTCAGCCGACGGTTCGTGAGCAGATGGAAATTTTCATCTCTGCTGCCCGGGGCCGCCAGGAAGCGCTGGACCACGTGCTGATCTTCGGCCCGCCGGGACTTGGTAAAACCACCTTGGCAAACATTATTGCCAACGAGATGGGGGTGTCGATCAAGACCACCTCTGGCCCGGTACTGGAAAAAGCCGGCGACCTGGCCGCTATGCTGACCAATCTCGAAGAAGGCGATGTGCTCTTTATCGATGAGATTCATCGCCTGAGCGCTGCGGTTGAAGAAGTATTGTATCCGGCGATGGAAGATTATCAGCTGGATATCATGATCGGCGAAGGGCCGGCGGCCCGATCCATCAAGCTGGATTTGCCCCCATTCACCCTGGTGGGTGCCACAACCAGGGCCGGTTTGCTGACATCTCCACTGCGGGACCGCTTTGGCATTGTTCAGCGTCTGGAGTTCTACAACACCCAGGACCTCACGCACATCATTCTCCGGTCGGCACGGTTGTCTTCGGTGACCATCGATGAACAGGGGGCGTTCGAGATAGCCCGCCGTTCCCGGGGCACGCCACGCATTGCCAACCGCCTGCTGCGGCGGGTGAGGGATTTTGCCGAGGTTCGCTCCGACGGCCACATCACTGCCGAGATTGCCGATCAGGCTCTGAACATGTTGAAAGTGGACGACCAGGGCTTTGACCACATGGACCGCCGCCTGTTGCTGGCGATGATTGAAAAGTTCGATGGAGGACCGGTGGGTGTGGAAAGCCTGGCTGCAGCCATCAGTGAGGAGCGGGGGAC
The window above is part of the Marinobacter sp. THAF197a genome. Proteins encoded here:
- the ruvB gene encoding Holliday junction branch migration DNA helicase RuvB, which produces MIESDRLISAKAGEYEEVHDRAIRPTLLSEYVGQPTVREQMEIFISAARGRQEALDHVLIFGPPGLGKTTLANIIANEMGVSIKTTSGPVLEKAGDLAAMLTNLEEGDVLFIDEIHRLSAAVEEVLYPAMEDYQLDIMIGEGPAARSIKLDLPPFTLVGATTRAGLLTSPLRDRFGIVQRLEFYNTQDLTHIILRSARLSSVTIDEQGAFEIARRSRGTPRIANRLLRRVRDFAEVRSDGHITAEIADQALNMLKVDDQGFDHMDRRLLLAMIEKFDGGPVGVESLAAAISEERGTIEDVLEPFLIQQGFMVRTPRGRMVTSSAYRHFGVVAPKTGAEDDLFD